The Flavobacterium faecale genome has a segment encoding these proteins:
- the mobC gene encoding conjugal transfer protein MobC — translation MQTGENDQALRKILDMTRLISILLLGLHFYYYCYSSFKFWGFSSAFSDQILGNIYKAGLFSNFHKSKLFAVGFLFISLLGAKGRKQEKLNYKTAFAYSSTGLLIYFLSSLCLLLKIKITEVTILYISISSVGFLLILSGGTILSRIIKNRLNSKDIFNKENETFPQEERLLENEFSINLPARYHLKDKVRNSWINIINPFRALMVLGSPGSGKSYFVIRHVITQHIRKGFTMFVYDFKFDDLSKIAYNTWLNHKHEYPIAPKFYIINFDDLTRTHRCNPLDPSAMTDITDAAESARTILMGLNREWIKRQGDFFVESPINFLTAIIWYLKKYKEGQFCTLPHVIELMQADYDSLFTLLRTEKEVEVLINPFVNAYLNDVMEQLEGQIASAKVAMARLSSPQLYYVLSGNDFTLDINNPEEPKIVCMGNNPQKIQIYGAVLSLYVSRLIKQVNQKGKQKSSLIFDEFPTIYLNNMDSLIATARSNKVATCLGIQDFSQLRKEYGREQADVIMNITGNIVSGQVTGDTAKQLSERFGKIMQDRESLSVNSGDTSISRSKQLESAVPPSNISSLSSGEFVGMVADDPDCKIELKTFHCEIINDHQALKKEQDNYKEIPIIRKLDNAMVQRNYLQIKQDVQDIIHSEMERLLNDPGLAYLVLKK, via the coding sequence ATGCAAACTGGAGAAAACGACCAAGCCTTGAGGAAAATATTAGATATGACTCGGCTTATCAGCATCCTACTTTTAGGATTGCATTTTTACTATTACTGTTACTCCTCTTTCAAATTCTGGGGATTCAGTAGTGCATTTAGCGACCAGATCTTAGGCAATATATATAAGGCTGGTTTGTTTAGTAATTTTCATAAATCAAAGTTATTTGCCGTAGGATTTCTTTTCATTTCTTTATTGGGTGCAAAAGGTAGAAAACAAGAGAAACTAAATTATAAAACAGCTTTTGCTTATAGTAGTACTGGACTACTAATCTACTTTTTAAGTTCGCTTTGCTTGCTACTGAAAATTAAGATAACGGAAGTAACGATTTTATATATTTCAATTTCTTCAGTTGGTTTTTTACTAATTCTTTCTGGTGGCACCATACTTTCTCGAATTATCAAAAACAGACTCAACAGCAAAGATATTTTCAATAAAGAAAATGAGACTTTCCCACAGGAAGAACGGCTACTTGAAAATGAGTTTTCGATCAATCTTCCAGCGCGCTATCATTTGAAAGATAAAGTACGAAACAGCTGGATTAATATTATCAATCCTTTCCGGGCTTTGATGGTTTTAGGATCTCCAGGATCTGGAAAATCGTATTTTGTAATTCGGCATGTGATCACCCAACATATCCGTAAAGGATTTACCATGTTCGTCTATGATTTTAAATTTGATGATCTTTCCAAAATAGCTTATAATACTTGGCTGAATCACAAACACGAATATCCTATAGCTCCTAAATTTTACATCATCAATTTTGATGATTTAACCCGAACCCATCGATGCAATCCTTTAGACCCTTCTGCTATGACGGATATTACAGATGCAGCCGAATCAGCCCGTACCATACTTATGGGACTCAACCGAGAATGGATCAAACGTCAGGGTGATTTCTTTGTGGAATCTCCTATCAATTTTCTAACCGCTATTATCTGGTATCTAAAAAAATATAAGGAGGGACAATTTTGTACGCTTCCACATGTAATTGAACTTATGCAAGCGGACTATGACAGTCTCTTTACCCTATTGCGAACGGAGAAGGAAGTCGAAGTGTTAATAAATCCTTTTGTCAATGCCTACCTCAACGATGTTATGGAACAATTAGAAGGTCAGATTGCTTCCGCCAAAGTAGCAATGGCACGTCTCTCCTCTCCCCAACTGTATTATGTTTTATCTGGAAACGATTTTACGTTAGATATCAATAATCCAGAAGAACCAAAGATTGTCTGCATGGGAAATAATCCACAGAAAATACAAATATACGGCGCTGTTTTATCACTCTATGTAAGTAGGCTGATCAAGCAAGTAAATCAAAAAGGCAAACAGAAAAGCAGTTTAATTTTTGATGAATTCCCAACGATCTATCTCAACAATATGGATAGCCTTATCGCTACTGCACGATCTAATAAAGTAGCTACTTGTTTGGGGATTCAGGACTTCAGTCAGCTCCGTAAAGAGTATGGCCGCGAACAGGCTGATGTGATTATGAATATCACTGGAAATATTGTTAGCGGTCAGGTTACTGGTGATACTGCCAAGCAACTTTCGGAACGATTTGGGAAAATTATGCAGGACAGAGAAAGCCTCTCCGTCAATAGCGGAGATACTTCTATAAGCCGGTCTAAGCAATTAGAGTCTGCTGTGCCACCCTCCAATATTTCTTCTCTAAGTTCTGGTGAGTTTGTAGGAATGGTAGCTGATGATCCTGATTGCAAAATTGAATTGAAGACTTTTCATTGCGAAATTATAAATGACCATCAAGCACTTAAAAAAGAACAGGATAACTATAAAGAAATTCCAATTATTCGAAAGTTAGACAATGCCATGGTGCAGCGTAATTATCTTCAAATTAAGCAGGATGTGCAGGACATTATTCATTCTGAGATGGAACGTTTGCTGAATGATCCTGGACTGGCTTACTTGGTGTTGAAGAAGTAG
- a CDS encoding DoxX family protein, with protein sequence MKLRATIKNGIIEIICLLYILLFVYAAVSKLLDFENFQVQLGQSPLLSAFAGWASWGVVIVELIISILLSFPKWRLFGLYAAFSLMTMFTTYIIIILNFSPFVPCSCGGILEDLGWTEHLVFNIGFIFLALIGIILATSKTKVASVKKRYRHLILSSFLFGCSTIIVSVLFLFSETIIHHRNTFIRRFPPYPATEIQQLDLKFNSYYFAGISKKRIYLGNYTTPFQITEFDTLLKFEKRHTIDLDKVDFTFRSVETRVLDSSFYLFDGVVPCLYIGNTANWQAKLQAPLGIRFTQAEPINTKSIVFRAFAPENGENILGLFELEKRNKMHLKPGLLQKQIDGVFGTDGMLKYDPVTKKVVYLYKYRNQFMVVNESLNEVRRGKTIDTFSRAKIQVKYLTKSKERKMTAPPFIVNKTMTVYDNLLFVASALPGKYEAIELWETATIIDVYDLANNSYLFSFPIYNIGKEKMKSFNIHNKKLYAILGTHLVVYQLNHLFKSSSNK encoded by the coding sequence ATGAAATTACGCGCAACAATAAAGAATGGAATCATTGAGATAATTTGTCTGTTGTACATACTGCTATTTGTGTATGCTGCAGTGAGTAAATTATTGGATTTTGAAAATTTTCAAGTTCAATTGGGACAATCTCCGTTATTAAGTGCTTTTGCTGGTTGGGCTTCCTGGGGAGTTGTGATTGTAGAGTTGATAATATCGATACTTTTATCTTTTCCAAAATGGCGTCTTTTTGGGCTTTATGCAGCTTTTAGTTTGATGACTATGTTTACGACATACATAATCATTATTTTGAATTTCAGTCCTTTTGTTCCTTGTTCTTGTGGTGGAATTCTGGAAGATTTGGGATGGACGGAACATCTTGTTTTTAATATTGGTTTCATTTTTTTAGCACTGATAGGTATCATTCTTGCAACATCTAAAACAAAAGTAGCTAGTGTAAAGAAACGGTATCGACATTTAATTTTGAGTTCTTTTTTATTTGGTTGTAGTACTATAATCGTGTCGGTTCTTTTTCTGTTTTCGGAGACGATTATCCATCATCGAAATACTTTTATTAGAAGGTTTCCTCCTTATCCAGCAACGGAAATTCAACAACTTGATTTAAAATTTAATTCGTATTATTTTGCAGGTATTAGTAAAAAGCGGATCTACCTTGGAAACTACACCACACCGTTCCAAATTACAGAATTTGATACACTTTTAAAATTTGAAAAAAGACATACAATTGATTTAGATAAAGTTGATTTTACTTTTCGTAGTGTTGAGACAAGAGTGCTAGATTCTTCTTTCTATTTATTTGATGGAGTAGTTCCTTGCCTGTATATTGGAAACACAGCAAATTGGCAAGCCAAACTACAAGCGCCTCTTGGGATTCGATTTACACAAGCAGAGCCGATAAATACCAAATCAATTGTATTTCGTGCTTTTGCTCCTGAGAACGGAGAGAATATTTTAGGACTGTTTGAACTCGAAAAAAGGAACAAAATGCATCTCAAACCTGGTCTCTTACAAAAGCAAATCGATGGAGTATTTGGCACTGATGGAATGCTTAAATACGATCCTGTGACAAAAAAAGTCGTGTACTTGTACAAGTACCGCAACCAATTTATGGTAGTGAACGAATCATTAAATGAAGTACGACGTGGTAAAACAATAGATACATTCAGTAGGGCTAAGATTCAAGTAAAGTACTTGACTAAGTCAAAAGAACGTAAAATGACAGCCCCTCCTTTTATTGTTAACAAAACAATGACTGTTTATGATAATTTGCTATTTGTAGCTTCTGCATTACCTGGTAAATATGAAGCAATAGAACTTTGGGAAACCGCCACCATTATTGACGTGTATGACCTAGCCAACAACAGCTATCTTTTTAGTTTTCCAATCTACAACATTGGCAAAGAAAAAATGAAAAGCTTTAATATTCATAATAAAAAACTATATGCGATTCTAGGAACACATTTGGTTGTATATCAATTGAATCACCTATTCAAAAGCAGTTCGAACAAATAA
- a CDS encoding plasmid mobilization protein — protein MEKGNSNRTRIIGLRLTTAEYAKIERKWKASTCRKLSDYIRRSLFDKPIVTTYRDASLDEFMLQMLQLRKELNAIGNNFNQAVKKLHILQQIPEFKSWLIRYELESKILFNKINEVKKSIQKFAELWLR, from the coding sequence ATGGAAAAAGGAAATTCAAACCGAACACGCATAATTGGGCTGCGTCTAACAACCGCCGAATATGCAAAAATAGAGCGCAAATGGAAAGCCAGTACCTGCCGAAAGCTGAGCGATTATATACGTAGAAGTCTTTTTGATAAGCCTATTGTAACTACCTACCGAGACGCTTCGTTGGATGAATTTATGTTGCAAATGCTTCAGCTGCGAAAAGAGCTAAATGCAATAGGTAATAACTTTAATCAGGCTGTAAAAAAGCTTCATATTCTACAGCAGATTCCTGAATTTAAAAGTTGGTTGATTCGCTATGAACTAGAAAGTAAAATTCTTTTTAATAAGATTAATGAAGTTAAAAAATCCATTCAAAAATTTGCAGAATTATGGTTACGGTAA
- a CDS encoding toprim domain-containing protein — protein sequence MNFSNNNFSIEQAKAIDLVDYLKSLGFEPEKIRHNDYWYLSPFRDEKEASFKINRRLNRWYDHGFGKGGNLIDFGIEYYKCSIPELLRNLSGNLSLQQPLLSSLENSVQQEPKIKIVEVNTLTSYSLLRYLEQRTIPVAIAQQFCKEVHYSLNDNTYYGIGFKNDLGGYEIRNPYFKTTASPKGITTFENGSNEVVVFEGFFDYLSFKAMTKNLPENSQDFVILNSVSFFERARPFMENHETIRLYFDQDETGQSYTKRALSLSTKYKDESTLYRNYKDLNDWSVNFGKSKKNNLRHKNS from the coding sequence ATGAATTTCAGCAACAATAACTTTTCAATAGAGCAAGCCAAAGCAATAGATCTAGTTGATTACTTAAAGTCCTTGGGTTTTGAACCTGAAAAAATTAGGCACAACGACTACTGGTACCTTTCGCCATTTAGGGATGAAAAAGAAGCTTCTTTTAAAATCAATCGTAGATTAAATCGCTGGTATGACCATGGCTTTGGAAAAGGTGGAAACTTGATTGATTTTGGTATCGAATATTACAAGTGTAGCATTCCTGAATTACTACGCAACTTAAGTGGTAATCTTTCTCTTCAACAGCCACTACTTTCCTCTTTAGAAAATAGTGTTCAGCAAGAACCTAAAATTAAGATTGTGGAAGTAAATACACTGACTTCGTATTCGCTATTACGCTATCTCGAACAGCGTACTATCCCAGTTGCAATTGCTCAACAGTTTTGCAAGGAAGTTCACTATAGTTTAAATGATAATACCTACTACGGAATTGGATTCAAAAATGATTTGGGAGGCTATGAAATTCGCAATCCCTATTTCAAAACAACAGCTTCACCAAAAGGAATAACCACCTTCGAAAATGGCAGTAATGAGGTAGTCGTTTTTGAAGGCTTTTTTGACTACTTATCCTTTAAAGCGATGACCAAAAACCTTCCTGAAAATAGTCAGGATTTTGTCATTCTAAACTCTGTTTCTTTTTTCGAAAGAGCACGACCATTTATGGAAAATCATGAAACCATTCGGCTATATTTTGACCAGGATGAAACAGGTCAAAGTTATACCAAACGTGCACTTTCTCTGAGTACTAAATACAAGGATGAAAGTACGCTTTATCGAAACTACAAAGACCTCAACGATTGGTCAGTGAATTTCGGAAAATCGAAAAAGAATAATTTGAGGCATAAAAACAGTTAG
- a CDS encoding type II toxin-antitoxin system Y4mF family antitoxin, translated as MNDFNLGTLIKDHRKEAGLTQLELANLAGVGKTTVFDIEKNKETIRFNNLLAVLKVLNIKVEFISPLNK; from the coding sequence ATGAATGATTTCAATTTAGGAACTTTGATAAAAGACCATCGAAAAGAAGCTGGACTTACCCAACTGGAGTTGGCAAACCTTGCAGGAGTAGGAAAAACTACTGTTTTTGATATTGAAAAGAACAAAGAAACGATACGCTTTAATAATCTGCTTGCAGTACTTAAGGTATTGAATATAAAAGTAGAATTCATCAGCCCTCTAAATAAATAA
- a CDS encoding HipA domain-containing protein, giving the protein MNRCPITYELCGTDKYSVKGMRLIAPKLTHLNDLPYTAVELRQEAANRAKKLSIQGVQPKLSAAVSIVDQEFKIVDQFGTYIIKPQNDLFSQLPENEDVTMRMAKAFGLDVPFHGMLYGKDGSLSYFIKRFDRHGKGKKWATEDFAQLTANTRDTKYRFTMEKLIPVLDEFCSFPAIEKADFFKRILFCFVTGNEDMHLKNFSLITKNGKTTLAPIYDFLNSTIAIKNPDEEMALPLKGKKSNLKASDFIEYYAKERLQLNEKTIATILDQMKKATPKWKELLEISFLSDEMKDKYLELLESRVIMFQ; this is encoded by the coding sequence ATGAATAGATGTCCCATTACTTACGAACTGTGCGGAACAGATAAATACAGCGTAAAAGGAATGCGTCTTATTGCTCCCAAATTAACGCACTTAAATGATTTGCCCTATACTGCTGTCGAACTTCGTCAAGAAGCGGCTAATAGAGCCAAAAAACTATCCATTCAAGGGGTTCAACCAAAACTTAGTGCAGCGGTTTCTATAGTAGATCAAGAGTTTAAAATTGTAGATCAGTTTGGAACCTACATTATCAAACCACAAAATGATTTATTCTCACAATTACCCGAAAACGAGGACGTAACCATGCGAATGGCAAAAGCATTTGGTTTAGATGTTCCTTTTCATGGAATGCTCTACGGAAAAGATGGAAGTTTGTCTTATTTCATTAAACGTTTTGATCGCCACGGTAAAGGGAAAAAATGGGCAACCGAAGATTTTGCACAATTAACGGCTAATACAAGAGATACCAAATACCGCTTTACAATGGAAAAACTGATTCCGGTACTGGATGAATTTTGTTCTTTTCCTGCCATTGAGAAAGCAGACTTTTTTAAAAGAATACTTTTTTGTTTTGTAACAGGTAATGAAGACATGCACTTGAAAAACTTTTCGTTAATCACCAAAAATGGTAAAACAACCCTCGCTCCTATTTATGACTTTCTGAATTCTACCATAGCGATTAAAAATCCTGATGAAGAAATGGCACTACCCTTGAAAGGAAAAAAGAGCAACCTAAAAGCTTCTGATTTCATAGAATATTATGCTAAAGAGAGGTTGCAACTCAACGAAAAAACAATAGCTACAATTCTAGATCAAATGAAAAAAGCAACTCCTAAATGGAAGGAGTTGCTTGAGATTTCTTTCCTTTCTGATGAAATGAAAGATAAGTATTTGGAGTTGTTGGAAAGTAGAGTTATAATGTTTCAATAA
- a CDS encoding alpha/beta hydrolase family protein, translating into MAQLNPKKAVTAADYALWGKLTPQKLSENGTWISYSSSYSSHQDTLFVKNTATLKTHFFPKGQQGKFSTEAVFAYYSAPNTLAVFNLQTAQITILESVNEYFFTTDDQYLIVVSDSKKDQKILICSPNGHILKTIDSINTYSFNTDSTVLAITSKNNTESIAQLIFLKENFRTLKIINSPKENFSKMKWNKGGTALGFYGSSSTNSLLNPKLYYYSVSESKLHFFDSNTHQEFPKDMLLSTDSEALTLSDDGNKVFIQTYKKTVITKDTAMVWNTKDQWLYIQRPLMENYTYNGVWFPKNNRFSQITNHAISGIMLNGLQNVALLFDSRINEAQFKEYRELDYWLMDLKTGKKKLFLEKYANDGTLLASPEGDYFCYLKDGDWWVYSISKASHTNITQHIRFEFYEKKYVSGDKTYPFGFAGWSKDERSLLLYDAFDVWEITPDGRTAKRLTNGREDNIVYRIVSQQPSQQKTSNFSGFTSGYFNLDDNLYLSAERTDFSDSGYSVWNRKRGTQSLVFQPKKVDYLTTAKNGSSFMYLEQTFDQSPALMFKAGMLASPTVVYQSNLQQQHYLWGKSKAITYKDISGNHLKGVLNYPASYDPFKKYPMIVRLYENQAHNLHKYINPSLYNSAGFNVSNLTSQGYFVLYPDIVYQVGQPGQSALDCVLAAVNEALSTASIAPTHIGLIGHSFGGYETNFIVTHSNRFAAAVSGAGISDFYSLYLRTNGITGKPNYFRFESQQFRMGTSFFDNKWGYLNNSPLFNAQQMNTPLLSWTGESDTQIDSSQSMQFFMALRRLQKTHTLLVYPNEEHGLEKRINQQHLTQQIEKWFAHYLKKGDLL; encoded by the coding sequence ATGGCTCAGCTAAATCCTAAAAAAGCTGTAACAGCAGCTGATTATGCGCTTTGGGGAAAACTGACTCCCCAAAAACTCTCTGAAAATGGTACTTGGATTAGTTATAGCAGTAGCTATTCCTCGCATCAAGACACGTTGTTTGTAAAGAATACAGCGACCTTAAAAACTCATTTTTTTCCGAAAGGACAACAAGGCAAGTTTAGCACCGAAGCTGTTTTTGCCTATTATTCAGCTCCGAATACCTTAGCAGTTTTTAATTTACAAACAGCTCAAATTACAATTTTGGAAAGTGTGAACGAATACTTTTTTACGACAGATGATCAATACCTTATCGTTGTTTCTGACTCTAAAAAGGATCAAAAAATACTTATTTGTTCGCCAAATGGGCACATACTAAAAACAATTGATTCAATAAATACTTATTCTTTTAATACTGATAGTACTGTTCTTGCCATCACTTCTAAAAATAATACAGAGTCAATCGCTCAATTGATATTCTTGAAGGAGAATTTTAGAACTCTAAAAATTATAAATAGCCCAAAGGAAAACTTTAGTAAAATGAAATGGAATAAAGGTGGTACTGCATTGGGTTTTTACGGTAGTTCATCAACAAATTCCCTCTTAAATCCTAAACTATATTACTATTCGGTTAGCGAGAGTAAATTACACTTTTTTGATTCTAATACCCATCAAGAGTTCCCCAAAGACATGCTACTGTCAACTGATTCCGAAGCCCTAACTTTATCTGACGATGGTAATAAAGTATTTATTCAAACCTATAAAAAGACAGTCATTACTAAAGATACAGCTATGGTTTGGAATACTAAAGATCAATGGTTATACATACAACGACCACTAATGGAAAATTATACGTATAATGGTGTTTGGTTCCCAAAAAACAATCGTTTTTCACAAATTACCAATCATGCGATTTCTGGGATAATGCTGAACGGTTTGCAAAATGTAGCATTACTATTTGATTCAAGAATCAATGAAGCACAGTTCAAGGAGTATAGAGAATTAGATTACTGGTTGATGGATCTCAAGACTGGTAAAAAGAAACTTTTTTTAGAAAAATACGCTAATGATGGTACGCTGTTAGCATCACCAGAAGGAGATTATTTTTGTTATTTAAAAGATGGAGATTGGTGGGTATACAGCATTAGCAAAGCTTCTCACACAAATATTACACAACATATAAGGTTCGAATTCTATGAGAAAAAGTATGTTTCAGGTGATAAAACCTATCCATTTGGATTCGCGGGTTGGAGTAAGGATGAACGTTCTTTATTACTTTATGACGCCTTTGATGTTTGGGAAATTACACCAGATGGAAGGACTGCCAAAAGATTAACCAATGGTAGGGAAGATAATATCGTTTATAGAATAGTTTCGCAGCAACCTTCTCAACAAAAAACGAGTAACTTCAGTGGTTTCACGAGTGGTTATTTCAACTTAGACGATAACCTATATCTAAGTGCGGAGCGCACTGACTTTAGTGATAGCGGTTATTCGGTATGGAACCGCAAAAGAGGTACTCAATCCCTTGTTTTTCAGCCTAAAAAAGTTGATTATTTGACTACTGCCAAAAATGGTTCTTCTTTTATGTATTTGGAACAAACTTTTGACCAATCACCCGCTCTCATGTTCAAAGCTGGAATGTTAGCATCACCAACTGTCGTTTACCAAAGTAACTTACAGCAACAGCATTATCTTTGGGGAAAGTCAAAAGCAATAACTTATAAAGATATTTCTGGAAATCATCTAAAAGGAGTTCTCAATTATCCCGCCAGTTATGACCCATTTAAAAAATATCCCATGATCGTTCGTTTATATGAGAATCAGGCACACAACTTGCACAAATATATCAATCCATCGCTTTACAATTCGGCTGGATTCAACGTGAGTAACTTAACTTCGCAGGGCTATTTCGTACTCTACCCAGATATTGTTTATCAAGTAGGTCAACCTGGACAATCTGCTTTGGATTGTGTTTTAGCGGCTGTAAATGAAGCTCTTTCAACAGCATCTATCGCACCGACACATATTGGGCTTATTGGTCATTCTTTTGGCGGATACGAAACTAACTTTATTGTAACTCACAGCAATCGTTTTGCAGCAGCTGTTTCCGGTGCGGGAATTTCAGACTTTTACAGCCTGTATTTACGAACAAATGGAATTACGGGCAAGCCGAATTACTTTCGATTTGAATCACAACAGTTCAGGATGGGTACTTCTTTCTTTGACAATAAATGGGGATATCTGAATAATTCCCCTTTGTTTAATGCTCAACAGATGAATACTCCTCTTTTGTCCTGGACTGGAGAATCTGATACACAAATAGATTCTTCTCAAAGTATGCAATTTTTTATGGCGTTACGAAGACTTCAAAAAACGCACACCTTGTTAGTATACCCCAATGAAGAACATGGATTGGAAAAGAGAATTAACCAGCAACATTTGACACAGCAAATTGAAAAATGGTTTGCTCATTATTTAAAAAAAGGAGATTTGTTATAA
- a CDS encoding relaxase/mobilization nuclease domain-containing protein, with translation MVTVIKTGHSIHRILNYNENKIKEGVAVFMGAGNYPIDDANLAINIKLNRMLKQTALNENVTRNSVHISLNFDPSETSLSKEKLMAIAHTYMEKIGFGQQPYLVYQHHDAGHPHIHIVSIKVREDGSRIDTQNIGQNQSEIARKEIEISFGLVPAERHKRKQDYELTPVATSKVLYGRTPTKRAITMVLDVVLNQYKYTSLPELNAVLQQYNILADRGSENSRVFANKGLLYRILDQNGNKVGVPIKASDLYSKPTLKFLEEKFIQNEQRRKPHKLRVKNTIDLLLLSKKTVRLPELIKRLEKEGIKAVLRQNTDGLLYGITYVDHRTKCVFNGSALGKQYSAKAIQERCGAESASQNKTTFRIKNSREGQRQWDSQDSILKETSTVLPISDLGKVLDQLLQPEQAFDYLPKQLKGKRKKKKRKGQSDNQ, from the coding sequence ATGGTTACGGTAATCAAAACAGGTCACTCTATTCATCGTATTTTAAACTACAACGAAAACAAAATCAAGGAAGGAGTGGCAGTATTTATGGGAGCAGGAAATTACCCTATTGACGATGCTAATTTGGCAATAAATATAAAGCTGAATCGGATGTTAAAACAAACTGCCTTAAACGAAAATGTGACACGGAATAGCGTGCATATTTCTCTGAATTTTGACCCTTCAGAAACATCTTTATCTAAAGAAAAACTAATGGCTATTGCGCATACTTATATGGAGAAAATTGGCTTTGGCCAACAACCTTATTTGGTCTATCAACATCATGATGCGGGGCATCCTCACATTCACATCGTCTCCATAAAAGTGAGGGAAGATGGAAGCAGAATTGATACCCAAAACATTGGTCAAAACCAGTCAGAAATAGCCAGAAAAGAAATAGAAATTTCCTTTGGCTTAGTTCCCGCTGAACGCCATAAAAGAAAACAAGATTATGAACTAACGCCAGTTGCAACTAGCAAAGTGTTATACGGTCGTACTCCCACTAAAAGAGCTATTACTATGGTGCTCGATGTGGTGCTAAACCAATATAAATACACCAGCCTTCCAGAACTTAATGCAGTCTTGCAACAATACAATATACTGGCTGATCGCGGTAGCGAAAATTCGAGGGTGTTTGCCAACAAGGGTTTATTATATCGCATTCTGGATCAAAATGGAAATAAGGTTGGAGTACCCATTAAAGCGAGTGACTTATACAGTAAGCCAACGCTTAAATTTCTAGAAGAGAAATTCATTCAGAACGAACAGCGTCGAAAGCCTCATAAGCTAAGGGTCAAAAACACGATTGATCTTCTATTACTGAGTAAGAAAACGGTCAGACTTCCAGAACTAATAAAAAGATTAGAGAAAGAGGGCATCAAGGCTGTACTTCGTCAGAATACCGATGGTTTACTTTATGGTATCACCTATGTTGACCATAGAACTAAATGTGTTTTTAATGGTAGCGCATTGGGAAAACAATACAGTGCTAAAGCAATTCAAGAGCGTTGCGGAGCAGAATCTGCTAGTCAAAATAAAACAACTTTTAGAATTAAAAATTCTAGGGAGGGTCAGCGTCAATGGGATTCTCAAGATTCTATTTTAAAAGAGACTTCGACCGTACTCCCTATTAGCGATTTAGGAAAAGTTTTAGATCAATTACTACAGCCAGAACAAGCATTCGATTATTTACCGAAGCAGTTAAAAGGAAAGCGCAAAAAGAAGAAAAGAAAAGGACAATCTGATAATCAGTAA
- a CDS encoding HipA N-terminal domain-containing protein — protein sequence MRQAIVLVHGNRAGILSEITNKEYHFEYDLDYNGEAVSLTMPTTHKKYSYNSFPPFFEGLLPEGVMLEGLLRIGKIDKKDYFSQLIATGNDLVGSVTVKALENE from the coding sequence ATGAGACAAGCAATAGTATTAGTTCACGGCAATAGAGCTGGAATCCTATCCGAGATTACGAATAAAGAATATCATTTTGAATATGATCTTGATTATAATGGTGAGGCAGTTTCTTTAACTATGCCTACAACACATAAAAAATACAGTTACAACTCTTTTCCTCCATTTTTTGAAGGATTACTACCCGAAGGTGTGATGCTAGAAGGATTGTTACGCATTGGCAAAATTGACAAAAAAGATTACTTCTCTCAACTCATTGCTACAGGAAATGATTTAGTAGGATCTGTAACGGTTAAAGCATTGGAAAATGAATAG
- a CDS encoding DUF6520 family protein, translating into MKTEILKMIMPMAVIAVAVTGAFSSNTMNKNSKAFALKQGYTHTSPSSACNISNMCSDIVGDFCTVGTEEVRLWGKTTPNAATCNVPLYKNN; encoded by the coding sequence ATGAAAACAGAAATTTTAAAAATGATTATGCCAATGGCAGTCATTGCAGTAGCCGTAACTGGCGCTTTCAGTTCAAATACGATGAATAAAAATTCAAAAGCATTTGCATTGAAACAAGGATATACACATACAAGCCCTTCATCGGCTTGTAATATATCAAACATGTGTTCAGATATTGTTGGCGACTTTTGTACAGTCGGAACGGAGGAAGTACGATTATGGGGTAAAACTACTCCTAATGCTGCTACTTGTAATGTACCGCTTTATAAAAACAATTAA